The Yamadazyma tenuis chromosome 2, complete sequence sequence GTTTATGCCAGTAAGATGGGTTACTCGTATAGTAAGAGCTGTGGCGTTCATTGTTAAATGCTATCTAACAATTACTGCCCACAAAAAACTGACGTCTGGACCTGAAGCCAATGTTGCCAACAGTACAAACTTTGATGCAATGATTTTATCACTTTCGTTGATTCCTGTTGACGAAATCATGACTAGTATTCAAAGAGCAGCGATTACTTTGAGGGACTGTTCACCCGACGAGTTACATTTATGTACCAGATACTCCAATGTGTTGATGTATTTGTGCTCTGAAATGAAGACCACCTCAAAAGGACCTTCTGATAGTTATGTGCAACCAGATTTGAACCTATATAGAGGGTTCGATGGTGAAGGAATTACATCAGAACTACCCGTGAACCTTCAAACGTCAAATCCTCAAACATCAAATCCAACTACAAATGTTGATATGGAAGCAGAAACCCCTTTGCAAAATTTGATGGGGGATAGTGAGGTGATGGACTGGTTTATCACTAACAAGAATGTGGGTCTTGATTTTGTCGGTCCTTGGACAGAGATGATTGAACAACAGTTGAACTCTAATGATCAGTTCAACTTTGATGACGCTATGACATAGAACAGAGAGCGAATTAGAATAAGTTGGATAATACATTATTGTACGTTAATTTCGTAATTTCAGGATCGGGTTTTAAAAATTTATGTAGTCTTGACTCTGAAGATTGTTCATCATGGTGAGAAGAGTATTTTGTGATGCTCCACTCAAATTAGACACTCtattgttggtgaaaacaTCTGGTGAAAGCTCATCATAATTATAATTGTAGAACGAGTTTGATTGTCCATAATCATTTTCTCTTATATTTGGTGGAGCAACCGACTCATTTACAGGAACAGATGAGGCGAAAAACGCCGGGGGAttggcttcttcatcaccagcCAGGGCAGCCGATTCTTCTATACGTGATTGAATTTGATGGTTTTTAAGCTCTGTGTTTGGGTTAAGCATTTGTACTCGAAGTGAAGCAGGTCTTTCAATTATTGGGGGAGTAGGTTTATAAATCTTGAAATTTGCTAATGATGAACACGAAAAATCTTCATAGGGATTATAGTAATGGGATTGAATATCAAAAGACTTAGAAACAGGTACCATATCACGAATATCCAAATCTAAGTTCAAGGAAAAGTCTATTTCTGGGGTTTTAGATAAAAAATCATTCACCTGtgccaacttcttcataGCATTCTTAGCATTAATATTACCACTGTTCGCCATGTGCCTAAGCAAGGCAATAGCTTTGTTGACAATTTCAAGGCAATGCCGGTCCGTAATGGATGACATAATGATAATTAGGAGTCCAGTGAACAAATATTGACTGTCGAAAAACCCAATTGTAAAAAGTCTATCAACCTCGTAAAGTTTGATTAAAAGGTTGATGTTTGCAATTGAGGAAGCGATGGCTCTATTGACAATAATTTCTACTTCTGCAGGCTCATCAAAGATACTTGTATGGGAAGTGTTAAAAATCAACAGAATCAACGGCTTGGAAATCATAGCAATTAATAGATTAAACCGCAAGAATAGATTGACCAATTTACGTCCCAACTGTTCAATAACATTACAGTTTTTGTACTGGAACAAGTAAGGTActtcaaagtctttgacGACTTCCTTGAAGCAAGTCATAACACTTTGAATCTGTGTTTTCCGGGTGAACTGGTCGGTATTAATATAATTTACTGAAAATGTTCTCATATTGGCACCATATATTTTTTCGACCGATTTGGAAATATGCTTGGCTAACTGAACATTGACATCCAAAAGGTTAAGTTCAAACCCATCGGCAAGATCAATAGAATTCTCACCAGGTAAATCGACATCCGTTTCACTATAATCAATCTGTGATGGAAGATTCAATTTTGCTGTCCAAGTAGCATCAGTGACATAAACTGTCCACCAGAGTCTTTTCAGTTTCTCATTGCGGACCAACAAGTCAGGATCAGTAGATAGTGAATGGGTAGGTTGGCGGTGGAACCCTTGAGAAATGGCCGATCTAATTGCTACCCCAAAGTAGTTATAAACTGTGTTATAACGATTTAAGTTGGCTGAATATAATGCCAATAAAATGGAGGCTTGAATGAACTCAAAACCGACAACCTCATGGGTCAAGTTGAGTAACTCCGAGCCCAACATGTAAAATTGCATTCCAGGAATTGCATCGTGTGATGTTATCAGATTTGAAATTTGTTCACCATAGGCTATCAAGCTGAAGAAATAGCATAAATGATAGCGCTTGACCTTGGAATTAAGGCGACGTGCAATTGTTTCTTGTTTGTTATTGATGGCATCAAGCAACATATAGACATTATCCACAATTTCCGGATAAGCAGTCTGATCCACTAAGTAGAATTCGTTGGCATAATTATCAACAACTGTATGAATGAGACGTTGGGTGACATCTCTTGAAGGAATTCGTTCACTTATAAAAGTGAGTAGTTTCCACTTGATGGTCTCATTGGCATCATCAGATACAAGGTAGTCTTCTAGACCCTGACtattgaacaaaaactcCTTTGTTTCCTCATTCAACCGTTCTTGGATAATATTGTTTGCTCTGCTTGGCTCAATATCTGCAAATGAGTCGGGCCTTTGACCTCCTGTGGTGCCCCCTGAAAATACGGTTTCCCAATACTTAACTTGATCATGGAGCTTGTTGAGATCACTCTCCATTATGACGATTTTTCGATCTCTTGTAGGGTAAATACAACTCTCGGCCCGGTTGAGGTTCTTACAGTTGGAGCAAGGATGACCACCGGAGCATTTGgtctttgatgatttaCAATGTGTACAAGCATAATGAGCTCTTCCATACACCTTCAACGGCCGAGGCTTAGATACTGTGCTCATGGTGTTGTAATTTACCAACAACAGTTAAAAATTGGATGGATATTTAAGCTTTTAGATTGAATCACCTACAGGAAATCTCAAAATGCGGATGCGTCCAGCTGCCTTCTTGTGATCAAGAGGGCACCGAATTCACTACCAAAGGGTTGAAACTGGTGCATATGCCTATTACCTATAGAAAACTGGCACCTAAATGATGGTAGCACCCTCATTACCACAGTTCATAGCGAACCTTCCTAATACCAGAAATAGCGTCATGCCATCTAAGCCCTGTACTTCTCGAATCGCGAGCTGGTTGCGAAAAAACTAAAATTTCATTACAATACATAAAATACAACCATGATCTATATACATCTAAGCGGAGAAAACCTCGATCTTGGCGTTGGCCTTGTCTTGGACAGTGACAACACAGTAAGAGGCACCCAAAGAGTTAGAGCCAGATCCAGAtatttggttgaagttggatgGGTCAATTTCACACTTTAATCCATTACACTTGGATTC is a genomic window containing:
- a CDS encoding uncharacterized protein (EggNog:ENOG503PB9C; COG:K); amino-acid sequence: MSTVSKPRPLKVYGRAHYACTHCKSSKTKCSGGHPCSNCKNLNRAESCIYPTRDRKIVIMESDLNKLHDQVKYWETVFSGGTTGGQRPDSFADIEPSRANNIIQERLNEETKEFLFNSQGLEDYLVSDDANETIKWKLLTFISERIPSRDVTQRLIHTVVDNYANEFYLVDQTAYPEIVDNVYMLLDAINNKQETIARRLNSKVKRYHLCYFFSLIAYGEQISNSITSHDAIPGMQFYMLGSELLNLTHEVVGFEFIQASILLALYSANLNRYNTVYNYFGVAIRSAISQGFHRQPTHSLSTDPDLLVRNEKSKRLWWTVYVTDATWTAKLNLPSQIDYSETDVDLPGENSIDLADGFELNLLDVNVQLAKHISKSVEKIYGANMRTFSVNYINTDQFTRKTQIQSVMTCFKEVVKDFEVPYLFQYKNCNVIEQLGRKLVNLFLRFNLLIAMISKPLISLIFNTSHTSIFDEPAEVEIIVNRAIASSIANINLLIKLYEVDRLFTIGFFDSQYLFTGLLIIIMSSITDRHCLEIVNKAIALLRHMANSGNINAKNAMKKLAQVNDFLSKTPEIDFSLNLDLDIRDMVPVSKSFDIQSHYYNPYEDFSCSSLANFKIYKPTPPIIERPASLRVQMLNPNTELKNHQIQSRIEESAASAGDEEANPPAFFASSVPVNESVAPPNIRENDYGQSNSFYNYNYDELSPDVFTNNRVSNLSGASQNTLLTMMNNLQSQDYINF